Below is a window of Electrophorus electricus isolate fEleEle1 chromosome 12, fEleEle1.pri, whole genome shotgun sequence DNA.
TCTAacacctgtttttgtttgtttgtttggttgtttttcatttctggTTGAACTGCAGATCCAAGCTTGCAAACCATCATCCACTCCAGTCAGAATATGCATTCCAATCAAACTAATTTCCTTTCTTCTAAATTTAGAAATGGTGGGGACATGCCTATCATGTGAATTACACCTGTGCCTGGACCTAGTGTTCAAGAACATCATATTGAGGTTTGAGCTAAAAGGCCACCAAGACCGTTTTATGTTGATGTTCTTTAAATGTTCTATAATGCTGAGCAGTTTTATAACACTTTTATATTTGTCACCAATCCATAGAAAGAAGTAAATAGAGTTCATTGTACATGGACACAGAGTGAACATTTGGGTCCTGAAGCTGACAGAGGACACTTCCTTTAAAGCTGGTGTGACGTTAGTGTGAAATTTGACCCAGTGGGCATTCCACAATAGATAGTTGAACTTCATAACCTTTGCAGAATAATCTATTTGCATGCGGAACCTTGCAAGGAGATCTGTACTTACACAGATACCTGCCACTAGGGAACCCTAGCCAGGTCCAGTTTCATACTGGAGTATAATCTACTCTGCCTTGAACAGCTCACACATAGACTCACATCAGGGCAGGCCTTAAAGCCTTCTGGGTTACTGCATTGGAGTAGTAGCTTTTACAACATATAGATGTACTTGTGTCAACCTAAAGCCACACTACTAGGCCCACACATGACTAGAACATTTAGCTGAACATATATAAAGCCCACAGAAGTGGGACATTTCAAGGTAGCATGCATAAGGCCCTCAATATTACCTCAAGAGCAGGTAGTTAAACCCCTAATATTTACTTGAACCCCTTTGTGTAATAATAGTGTACAAAGAACACAGGAAAGCCCATTAACCAAATATAATAAGGTAAtaatatacacaaccatatccCAACTATAATAAGTATAACTATTTGAGAGGGTCACTGTTTCCAGTGTAAGCAGATCATTTGAACAGACATATTCCATGAAACTGTGTGATCATGAGTGTCATGGTGCCTGTTCTAGATCTGTTTCTAAGATTTCCTAGAATCTGGTGGAGGGTTGTACAACTGGAATGTGGGAGATTGAGAAATTGTTATGAAATAtagctttaattttttttatttctaatgaAAACTCAAAAGATTCCCTAATGTCTTACAAGTTAATATCAAATTCACATTTCATAAATGCAAACTCATAGATGCTTTAGGTTAGTTATGATGGTAGCCTAAGCTAGCcataatatattaaatgcagtaaatgttcTGCATTTCAGAATGCAAAACCAAAAGGCAAATGGAATGGAAGCAATGATAATTTTGTGTAAACATAAGGTTTATTGCAGTGTGCATTTTGTATCCTTACATCACTGAAAAACTCCGCTCTATGGACACAGTGAAGCAACAATACCTCAGATTTGAAAAGTCTGCTGACAGCAGAAAGGGACACCTCAGCCCTGTGTAGTAACATGTGGTACTAGCTGACATGTGAGTATGAGGCAAGTCTTTGGTAGTTAAAGAGCACTACGTTAATTCAGGAGCATGGGATGCTCCtcaacatgcactcacacaagTCCTGCCAACAGGCAGGCTAGCATGTGAGATCACCAGAGGTGTGTCAAGAGTGCAAATGCAGCAAGAGAGTAGaagctcctcctctccatcattCCAAAGCACTTTATATCAGGTGCTAGTTTACAGAACTAAGCAAATGTCTGCATACGTCTATCCCCACAATAATCATCAGTTTATACACAAAGAATATAAACAAGTTGATTTTATGCAGTTTCAAAAAAACAGCAATTCCCCTCTAAGCAGCAAGCCCCATCTGCAGAGATTAAAAGCAAGACATATGAATCGTATGGTAATAAATTACCAATGTGACAGAGAGGACCAGTACTCTGCACAAGTCCAGCTCAACAGTTTTCAACTACATGAGCCCTTGTGGTCTTGTATACGAGAGACCACTAACATGAGACCATATGTATGTGGTACAGTCAGCCAAGGCCAGAGACACCAGACGGATTGTAGCAGTAAAAGCTCCACATGAGGCTCTTGTGAGACTGGAGTTTTTTAAAGGGAATGTGTCCTTGGCTCCACACGGACAGGTCAAGGACATGCGACCACAACATTTCACAGCTTGGGCCAGCGGGCCAGCCCCGTCAGACGAGCCCCTCTCTTCCCGTGACaagtgagcaagagaaagacCAGGCCAGGCCCCATGGCGCACAGCTGCCGGTCCTGTTGTACAGTAACCTCGGACATCTACAGCGCTCTCTCTTTGCCGCATCAGTCCGAAGAGATTGTCGGATATTACACAACAGTCGAAGGCCTCCGGAGCGTCGGATGCAGTCGCTTGGTCAGGTTTTTGTGTCTGTACAGCCAGCTTCACTCAGAAGccatgcaacaacaacaatggcGGCGACTCAGGAGGTCCATTTCAGGTGAGGGCTGTGGCTCTGCCCGCCCCTTGGCAGAGCCACTTACACGGCCGATCCAGAGCCTCGCTGCTCGGATGTGCCCAGGTCCGGATGCTCCAGCGAGAGCACGGCCTCTGAGGGAAGGCGCGACTGGAACTTCTCCAGCTGTTCGGGGCTGGCCAGGTTCTTCAGCAGGCTGTTCTCACGTTCCAGCTGGTTGTTCTTCTCCGCCAGTTCCTTGATCTGCTCCTTCAGGATTTCCACTTCCTCCCTGACTGCATACATAAGGTGGTTCTTTACAAGATCCTGGAAtgagaagaaagggagaggggtTTATTTTACAGTCTTTCACTTTAAAACTCTCTTCAGTCTAGCTatgaaataattataaataaccAAAGTTTCAATTGCTTTCAATAGACAGCCATAAGTGGTTCTAGCATGCAGAGGAACAATAAACATGCACCACTGGAGTATGAGAAGACATCACAGTGGTAGTCTTGTATGTCATAACAGGgatattatgaaaaaataattagaaaactGTGAAAGGAACAAAAAGTATATTTAGCAT
It encodes the following:
- the tsc22d3 gene encoding TSC22 domain family protein 3 isoform X2, giving the protein MSTEMFKTPMELAVYQLHNFSISFFSSFLGGDVVSVKLDNSASGASVVAIDNKIEQAMDLVKNHLMYAVREEVEILKEQIKELAEKNNQLERENSLLKNLASPEQLEKFQSRLPSEAVLSLEHPDLGTSEQRGSGSAV